A single region of the bacterium genome encodes:
- a CDS encoding ATP-dependent Clp protease proteolytic subunit produces the protein MKNQLVPFIIEETSKGERAYDIYSRLLKDRVIFIGTAINDLLANLVIAQFLFLQNEDSKKDIHLYLNTPGGSITAGLAIYDTMQFVSCEIATYCIGQASSMGAILLAAGAKNKRALLPNSRVMIHQPWGGVEGTATDVNIHTREIMRLRSIVNQTLALHTGKTIKTIEKDTERDYFMDAKEAVKYGLGDKIIHSEKIKEINKNGNTKKK, from the coding sequence ATGAAAAATCAACTTGTTCCTTTCATAATAGAAGAGACATCAAAAGGAGAGCGTGCCTACGATATATATTCACGCCTATTAAAAGATAGGGTTATCTTTATAGGTACCGCTATAAATGATTTGCTTGCAAACCTTGTTATAGCACAGTTTCTTTTTCTGCAAAACGAAGATTCAAAAAAAGATATACATTTGTACCTAAACACGCCAGGGGGTTCAATAACAGCAGGGCTTGCGATATATGACACAATGCAGTTTGTTTCGTGTGAAATTGCAACATATTGTATAGGTCAAGCATCAAGTATGGGTGCTATCCTTCTTGCGGCAGGAGCAAAAAACAAAAGGGCACTTCTACCAAATAGTCGGGTAATGATACATCAGCCATGGGGTGGAGTTGAAGGTACCGCTACTGATGTTAATATTCATACTCGTGAAATTATGAGATTAAGAAGTATAGTTAACCAGACACTTGCTTTACATACTGGTAAAACAATAAAAACAATTGAAAAAGATACTGAAAGAGATTATTTTATGGATGCAAAAGAAGCTGTTAAATACGGATTAGGAGACAAAATCATCCATTCTGAAAAAATAAAAGAGATAAATAAAAATGGCAATACTAAAAAAAAGTGA
- the fmt gene encoding methionyl-tRNA formyltransferase has protein sequence MNILYFGCDNFGTPTLEKLHISHNLIGVVTAPDKKSGRGMKLCSNHAKQWAAKKGVTIYQPENLDTQFVEFIKTLDIDLILLISYGKKLPREIIEIPKISSINAHPSLLPKYRGAAPIEWALINGEEKTGVTIITMTPKIDRGGVLAQKEVVIEDEDDIFSMKDKLSYFSAEMVLKVIKKISISGLTPLPQSGKPSYARRLTKKDGLIDWQLPSYKINNLIRGIKEWPGAFTFMQVKDCKRYVKIFSAENIGQQSSQGKPGEIISIENNFIEVACGVGSIRIKELQVEGKKRNKAYEFVCGYRVSPGFIFSK, from the coding sequence ATGAATATACTATACTTTGGTTGTGATAATTTTGGTACTCCTACACTTGAAAAACTTCATATATCTCACAACCTCATAGGTGTTGTAACAGCACCAGATAAAAAGAGTGGAAGAGGTATGAAACTATGTTCAAACCACGCTAAACAATGGGCTGCAAAAAAAGGTGTAACTATTTATCAACCTGAAAATTTAGATACACAATTCGTTGAGTTTATTAAAACCCTTGATATAGATTTAATACTTCTTATCTCTTATGGGAAAAAACTACCAAGAGAAATAATTGAAATACCCAAAATATCTTCAATAAATGCCCACCCTTCCCTACTACCTAAATATAGAGGTGCTGCACCGATAGAATGGGCATTGATAAACGGGGAAGAAAAAACAGGGGTAACAATAATTACTATGACACCTAAAATAGATAGAGGAGGAGTGCTTGCTCAGAAAGAAGTTGTAATTGAAGATGAGGACGATATATTTTCTATGAAAGACAAACTCTCTTATTTTTCAGCAGAGATGGTTTTAAAAGTTATTAAAAAAATTTCTATATCGGGGTTAACCCCTTTACCTCAATCAGGAAAACCTTCTTACGCAAGAAGACTTACAAAAAAAGATGGGTTGATAGATTGGCAACTACCTTCTTACAAAATAAATAACCTTATACGAGGTATAAAAGAGTGGCCGGGAGCGTTTACATTTATGCAGGTAAAAGATTGCAAAAGATATGTAAAAATTTTTTCTGCTGAAAATATTGGGCAACAAAGTTCACAAGGAAAGCCAGGAGAAATAATTTCTATAGAGAACAATTTCATAGAGGTTGCTTGTGGTGTTGGAAGTATTAGAATAAAAGAGTTGCAGGTTGAAGGTAAAAAAAGAAATAAAGCGTACGAATTTGTTTGCGGATATAGGGTGTCACCGGGTTTTATTTTTTCTAAATAA
- the argC gene encoding N-acetyl-gamma-glutamyl-phosphate reductase, which translates to MVRVAIFGISGYAGQKLTEILVSHPKVKITKGFVSTKSGTPHLSEIIPKVKDIIDLRCENVYDWKSIKESCDVIFLALPHSVSMTLIPEIMNLGKIVIDLSADFRFSNLDNYERWYMKHTCPQYLDNFVYGLPEINRAIIKKSKNTANPGCYPTSVILALLPLAKKRYIQGNIISDSKSGVTGAGRSLKLENIFAECNENIRAYKIGEHRHSPEMEEVLSCVSTENYKITFVPHLVPFNQGILSTCYVNLKEPATGEEIQELYENFYKDEPFVRVMDYSVSPSVKNVVNTNFCDIGLKVLQNNQVVIVSAIDNLVKGAAGQAVHNMNLMVGCDETVPFFYKNRKTLV; encoded by the coding sequence ATGGTAAGAGTGGCTATTTTTGGTATATCGGGCTATGCTGGTCAAAAGTTGACAGAAATACTTGTTTCTCACCCAAAAGTAAAGATAACTAAAGGGTTTGTATCTACAAAAAGTGGAACGCCACACCTGTCAGAAATCATTCCAAAGGTTAAAGATATTATTGATTTAAGGTGTGAGAATGTATATGACTGGAAAAGTATTAAAGAGTCCTGTGATGTTATTTTTCTCGCCCTCCCCCACTCTGTATCAATGACTCTTATACCAGAGATTATGAATCTTGGCAAAATTGTTATTGACCTTAGTGCAGATTTTCGATTTAGCAATTTGGATAATTACGAAAGATGGTATATGAAACACACTTGCCCTCAATATCTTGATAACTTTGTATATGGGTTACCTGAAATAAACAGAGCAATAATTAAAAAATCAAAAAATACTGCTAACCCTGGTTGTTATCCCACTTCTGTCATCCTTGCGTTACTACCTCTTGCAAAAAAACGGTATATACAAGGTAATATCATCTCTGATTCAAAAAGCGGTGTTACTGGAGCAGGAAGAAGCCTGAAACTTGAAAATATTTTTGCTGAATGTAATGAAAATATCAGAGCTTATAAGATTGGAGAACATAGACATTCCCCCGAGATGGAAGAGGTGTTATCGTGTGTATCTACCGAAAATTATAAGATTACTTTTGTACCTCACTTAGTCCCTTTTAATCAAGGAATACTTTCTACCTGTTATGTCAACCTAAAAGAACCTGCAACTGGTGAAGAGATTCAAGAGTTGTATGAAAATTTTTATAAAGATGAACCTTTTGTAAGGGTGATGGACTATTCTGTTTCTCCATCTGTAAAAAATGTTGTTAACACAAATTTTTGTGATATAGGTTTAAAAGTTTTACAGAACAATCAGGTTGTAATTGTATCTGCAATTGATAATCTTGTTAAGGGAGCGGCAGGGCAGGCAGTTCATAATATGAATTTAATGGTTGGATGTGATGAAACGGTTCCTTTTTTTTATAAAAATCGAAAGACGTTAGTTTAA
- the lon gene encoding endopeptidase La, whose translation MAILKKSERNRNKMKPAIPLRDLIVFPNMVVPLLVGRTRSLNSVDESLVSEENLIVVFQKDPQVDDPVFDDIYKVGVAVKIIQSVKEQNGVMKILAEVLDRVKITDFSKNKKFYSVSTERIKEVAQKNKENEALMRFLLELLEKYLDLNTSIPKELYSTISTIEDASKLADSIAGYLPLKLKDKSIVLETIPVQDRLQSLIDILNSEIAVLEVQKKIQSKVIKKIEDTQRQYFLNEQLKEIQKELGKEGDTDEVTQLRDKIKKTKMPKTARDKAEEELARLSKTMPLSPEASVIRTYLEWFINLPWDNQTKDNLDVLHASKILNEDHYGLEKVKERILEYLAVRKRAEGLKGPILCFVGPPGVGKTSLGKSIARAMGRKCVRISLGGIRDEAEIRGHRRTYIGSMPGRVIQSLRKVQVNNPIFLLDEIDKLGRDFRGDPASALLEVLDPEQNATFSDHYLEVEFDLSKILFLTTANTEFSIPPALLDRMEIISLPGYTIWEKREISKHFLIPKQLKENGLTTKNIKFSDDALFSIIKNYTREAGVRNLEREIANVCRKVTKKIVETKKESLYTITVKNVEKYLGPEKYSSLQGEKEHKVGVATGMAWTAYGGEILFTEVLTMNGKGQLILTGQLGNVMKESAQAALSYVRAHTAELGIEKDFYKELDIHIHVPEGAIPKDGPSAGITISTALISCLVEKPVDAHIAMTGEITLQGKVLKIGGLKSKILAAHRSGIRKIIIPYENEKDLKEIPKKVKDDLEIVSVKNLSEVINHSIIGWKDKKQVKTRTTRKK comes from the coding sequence ATGGCAATACTAAAAAAAAGTGAAAGAAACCGAAACAAAATGAAACCCGCAATACCTTTAAGGGATTTAATAGTTTTTCCTAATATGGTGGTTCCTCTCCTTGTTGGGAGGACCCGTTCTTTAAATTCAGTTGATGAATCTTTGGTTAGCGAAGAGAACCTTATAGTTGTTTTTCAGAAAGATCCTCAGGTTGATGACCCTGTTTTTGATGATATTTACAAGGTAGGTGTTGCAGTAAAGATTATTCAAAGCGTTAAAGAGCAGAATGGGGTAATGAAGATATTGGCAGAAGTACTTGATAGGGTGAAGATAACCGATTTTTCAAAGAACAAAAAATTCTACTCAGTCTCAACTGAAAGAATAAAAGAAGTTGCACAAAAAAATAAAGAGAACGAGGCTCTTATGCGTTTTCTGTTAGAACTTTTAGAAAAATATCTTGATTTGAATACATCTATTCCTAAGGAACTGTATTCTACTATCTCTACCATTGAAGACGCTTCAAAACTTGCTGATTCTATTGCAGGGTATCTCCCATTAAAACTTAAAGATAAATCGATTGTTCTTGAAACAATTCCGGTACAAGATAGGTTGCAGTCTTTAATAGATATACTTAACAGCGAAATAGCTGTTCTTGAAGTTCAAAAAAAGATACAGAGTAAAGTAATTAAAAAGATTGAAGATACCCAGAGACAATATTTTTTGAACGAACAACTTAAAGAAATACAGAAAGAACTTGGTAAAGAGGGCGATACCGATGAAGTTACACAGTTAAGAGACAAGATTAAAAAGACTAAAATGCCTAAGACCGCAAGAGATAAGGCAGAAGAAGAATTGGCTCGACTTTCTAAAACAATGCCGCTTTCACCAGAGGCTTCTGTTATTAGAACCTACCTTGAGTGGTTTATAAATCTTCCTTGGGATAACCAAACAAAAGATAATCTTGATGTGCTTCACGCATCAAAAATATTGAATGAAGACCACTACGGTTTAGAGAAGGTCAAGGAAAGGATTCTTGAATATCTTGCTGTTCGAAAACGTGCTGAAGGGTTAAAGGGTCCTATCCTTTGTTTTGTGGGTCCTCCCGGTGTAGGTAAAACCTCTTTAGGAAAATCTATTGCTCGGGCGATGGGGCGGAAATGTGTTAGGATTTCTTTAGGCGGAATACGAGATGAGGCAGAAATACGAGGACATAGGAGAACATATATTGGGTCTATGCCCGGTAGAGTTATACAGTCTTTAAGGAAAGTGCAGGTAAACAATCCAATATTTCTTCTTGATGAAATTGATAAATTAGGTAGGGATTTTAGAGGCGACCCTGCAAGTGCCTTACTTGAAGTTCTTGATCCAGAACAGAACGCTACTTTCTCTGACCATTATTTAGAGGTAGAGTTTGATCTTTCAAAAATATTGTTTTTAACAACTGCTAACACAGAATTTTCTATACCTCCTGCTCTTCTTGATAGAATGGAAATAATTTCTTTACCTGGATACACAATTTGGGAAAAGAGAGAGATATCTAAACATTTTCTAATACCTAAACAACTTAAAGAAAATGGGCTTACAACAAAAAATATTAAATTTTCTGATGACGCTCTATTCTCTATTATAAAAAACTATACAAGAGAAGCTGGCGTTAGAAACCTTGAGAGAGAGATTGCCAATGTGTGTAGAAAGGTTACAAAGAAAATAGTTGAGACTAAAAAAGAGAGTCTATACACAATAACTGTTAAAAATGTAGAAAAATATCTCGGACCAGAAAAATACTCATCTCTACAGGGCGAAAAAGAACATAAAGTTGGAGTTGCAACTGGTATGGCTTGGACAGCATACGGTGGCGAGATACTCTTTACTGAAGTTCTAACGATGAACGGCAAAGGGCAACTCATACTTACCGGTCAACTTGGGAATGTAATGAAAGAATCTGCACAAGCAGCCCTTAGTTATGTTAGAGCTCATACTGCTGAACTTGGGATAGAGAAAGATTTTTATAAAGAACTTGATATACATATACACGTTCCAGAAGGTGCAATTCCAAAAGATGGTCCTTCTGCAGGTATAACAATTTCTACTGCCCTTATATCCTGTCTTGTAGAAAAACCAGTAGATGCTCATATAGCTATGACTGGCGAAATAACTTTGCAGGGTAAAGTTCTTAAGATTGGTGGACTAAAATCTAAAATTCTTGCTGCACACCGTTCAGGAATAAGAAAAATTATTATTCCGTACGAAAACGAGAAAGACCTTAAAGAAATACCTAAAAAGGTAAAAGATGATTTAGAAATTGTATCTGTTAAAAATCTAAGCGAAGTAATAAACCACTCAATAATTGGGTGGAAAGATAAAAAACAGGTTAAAACTCGCACAACTCGTAAAAAATAA
- the lpdA gene encoding dihydrolipoyl dehydrogenase, with translation MYDVIIIGGGPGGYPCAIRCAQSGMKVALIESEHLGGVCLNKGCVPTKTLSAIAEQVSQSPFKSIQKNVGYQWDKVLSEIKTDVVLRLRMGVSFLIKQNKIDLFQDEGIILNPNLVVAGDKKLECRNIVISTGSVPITPEICKDNERTLTSDDLWKMEKLPKSLAIVGGGVIGCEFASILNKFGVEISIYEMQEDLIPEGDSEITKLFKKYLEKRGVKVLTGKKIESINEIQDEKILVTVGRKANIPKMDNLEITLNKGAINTDPYMKTNIENIYAVGDVNGKYQFAYVATREGEVAASNIIGKQVSMDYNNIPSSVFTIPEMSFCGITEKEATNKGINFKTGRFPHTILGKAYTRKDNEGIVKVIVSSDTDEILGIHILGQSSTELVSFSSLAINNKMKISDLEKVLYCHPTYAEGIMEAVEDVNKKSIHLPPKR, from the coding sequence ATGTATGATGTAATAATTATTGGTGGTGGACCGGGAGGGTACCCTTGTGCAATAAGGTGCGCTCAATCTGGAATGAAGGTAGCTTTGATTGAATCTGAACATCTTGGAGGTGTTTGTCTAAATAAAGGATGTGTCCCTACAAAAACTCTTTCTGCAATAGCCGAACAGGTAAGTCAATCTCCATTTAAATCTATACAAAAAAACGTTGGTTACCAATGGGACAAAGTTCTTTCGGAAATCAAGACTGATGTTGTTTTACGTTTGAGGATGGGAGTAAGTTTTCTAATAAAACAGAATAAGATAGACCTTTTTCAAGATGAAGGAATTATACTTAACCCAAACCTTGTAGTTGCTGGGGATAAAAAGCTTGAATGTAGAAATATTGTTATCTCAACAGGTAGTGTTCCTATCACTCCAGAAATTTGTAAAGATAACGAAAGAACCTTAACAAGCGATGATTTATGGAAGATGGAGAAACTCCCTAAAAGTTTAGCTATTGTTGGTGGAGGCGTTATAGGATGTGAGTTTGCTTCTATCTTGAATAAGTTTGGAGTTGAAATTTCTATATATGAAATGCAAGAAGACCTTATACCTGAAGGTGATAGTGAGATAACAAAATTGTTTAAAAAGTACCTTGAAAAACGTGGTGTAAAAGTTTTAACAGGTAAAAAAATTGAAAGTATTAATGAAATCCAAGATGAAAAAATTCTTGTTACTGTTGGACGTAAAGCAAATATTCCCAAGATGGACAATTTGGAGATTACTCTTAATAAAGGTGCAATAAATACCGACCCATATATGAAAACCAATATTGAGAATATTTATGCTGTGGGTGATGTTAATGGTAAATACCAGTTTGCTTATGTTGCTACCAGAGAAGGTGAGGTTGCTGCGTCTAATATTATTGGAAAACAGGTTTCTATGGATTACAATAATATACCTTCATCTGTTTTTACTATTCCTGAAATGTCTTTTTGTGGTATTACAGAAAAAGAGGCTACCAATAAAGGTATCAATTTCAAAACAGGTCGATTCCCACATACCATTCTTGGAAAAGCGTATACAAGGAAAGATAATGAGGGGATAGTAAAAGTTATTGTTAGTTCAGATACTGATGAAATATTGGGGATTCATATTCTTGGTCAAAGTTCTACTGAACTTGTTTCTTTTTCATCTCTTGCCATTAATAACAAAATGAAGATTTCTGATCTTGAAAAAGTTCTTTATTGTCACCCTACCTATGCAGAAGGTATTATGGAAGCAGTTGAGGATGTAAACAAAAAAAGTATACATCTGCCTCCTAAACGTTGA
- a CDS encoding alanine--glyoxylate aminotransferase family protein — MLKKRLFTPGPTSVPEEILLEMASPIMHHRTDEFKKIAESVLKDLKYIFQTENDVIILSSSGTGAMESAVVNFLSKGDKVIVVSGGKFGERFKEISVSFGLNLVPIEVEWGKKLNPEVIQKTIDKHPDAKALFTTLCETSTGTQFEIDKFGKIVSQYPDMLLVVDAISSLGAVPCLTDQWGIDCLITGSQKALMLPPGLSFISISEKAWKKSETSDLPKYYFDLKKYRKAVSKYDFPYTIPVSLIVGLQKSLSLMKDIGIETIWDQHTRRADATRAAFEEIDLKIYSESPSNALTAVMLPENADGEKLVKLLRSKYGISIAGGQDTLKGKIMRISHLGWQDDFDVLTVISAMGVGLAEIGFPVDIEKGLKVARKILFSQ, encoded by the coding sequence ATGTTAAAGAAAAGATTATTTACACCAGGTCCAACATCAGTACCAGAAGAAATACTTCTTGAAATGGCTTCACCGATAATGCATCATAGAACCGACGAGTTTAAAAAAATTGCTGAATCTGTTTTAAAAGATTTAAAATATATATTTCAAACAGAAAACGATGTAATAATACTTTCTTCTTCCGGTACAGGCGCTATGGAATCTGCTGTTGTTAATTTTCTTTCTAAAGGGGACAAAGTTATAGTTGTATCAGGAGGTAAGTTTGGAGAAAGGTTTAAAGAGATATCGGTTAGTTTTGGATTAAACCTTGTACCTATTGAGGTTGAATGGGGTAAAAAACTCAATCCAGAGGTTATACAAAAAACAATAGATAAACATCCTGACGCAAAAGCACTCTTTACAACATTATGCGAAACCTCCACTGGAACACAGTTTGAGATTGATAAGTTTGGTAAGATAGTTTCACAATATCCTGATATGCTTCTTGTGGTTGACGCTATAAGTTCATTAGGGGCTGTTCCTTGTTTAACAGACCAGTGGGGTATAGATTGCCTTATTACTGGTTCACAGAAAGCCTTAATGCTTCCACCTGGTTTATCGTTTATTTCTATTAGCGAGAAAGCCTGGAAAAAATCTGAAACTTCAGACCTTCCAAAATACTATTTTGATTTAAAAAAATATAGAAAAGCAGTATCTAAATACGATTTCCCATACACAATACCTGTTTCTCTTATTGTTGGACTACAGAAATCATTAAGTTTAATGAAAGATATAGGTATTGAAACAATATGGGACCAACATACCAGAAGAGCAGACGCAACCAGAGCAGCTTTTGAAGAGATAGATTTAAAAATTTACTCTGAATCACCTTCCAACGCTTTAACTGCTGTTATGCTCCCCGAAAACGCTGATGGCGAAAAACTTGTTAAACTTTTAAGAAGTAAATATGGAATTTCTATTGCAGGTGGACAAGATACCCTTAAAGGGAAAATAATGAGAATTTCACATCTTGGCTGGCAGGACGATTTTGATGTTTTAACAGTTATATCTGCAATGGGTGTTGGGCTTGCCGAAATAGGTTTTCCTGTAGATATTGAAAAGGGATTGAAAGTTGCCCGTAAAATATTGTTTTCTCAATAG
- the rpsI gene encoding 30S ribosomal protein S9: MEQKTAEQIQLGIGRRKTSTAIVKLKEGKGNISINKKSLDQFFPLQYQQEAAIQSLILLDLRNKFDVEIKVLGGGFTGQADAIKLGIARALVKYDQSLTAQLREHGLLTRNSRMKERKKYGQKGARAKFQWTKR, from the coding sequence ATGGAGCAGAAGACAGCAGAACAGATCCAACTTGGAATTGGACGACGGAAAACAAGCACTGCAATAGTAAAACTAAAAGAAGGGAAAGGAAATATTTCTATCAATAAGAAAAGTCTTGACCAATTTTTCCCTTTACAATACCAACAAGAGGCGGCTATACAATCTCTTATACTTCTTGATTTAAGAAATAAGTTTGATGTTGAGATAAAGGTTCTTGGAGGAGGTTTTACTGGACAAGCAGACGCAATTAAGCTTGGAATAGCCAGAGCCCTCGTAAAGTATGACCAATCCCTTACCGCACAACTTAGGGAACACGGTCTACTTACAAGAAATTCCAGAATGAAAGAACGGAAAAAATACGGACAGAAAGGCGCAAGAGCCAAATTCCAGTGGACTAAGAGATAA
- the tsaE gene encoding tRNA (adenosine(37)-N6)-threonylcarbamoyltransferase complex ATPase subunit type 1 TsaE encodes MVFYTKNSKETVKVGEKIANLLRYGDIVSFSGELGSGKTTMIKGIVFFLTGKIATSPTFVILNEYNGKIPVFHFDLYRIEHIEELSSFGWEEYLGKGIILVEWAERIKNLLPLTTILINIEYINEKRKISISGLEERVSSKKNNHNLT; translated from the coding sequence ATGGTATTTTATACAAAAAATTCTAAAGAGACTGTAAAGGTAGGTGAAAAAATTGCCAACCTTTTAAGGTATGGTGATATTGTTAGTTTTTCAGGTGAATTGGGAAGTGGAAAGACAACAATGATTAAAGGTATTGTTTTCTTTCTTACTGGTAAAATTGCCACAAGCCCTACTTTTGTCATTTTAAACGAATATAACGGGAAAATTCCTGTTTTTCATTTTGATCTTTATAGAATAGAACATATTGAAGAACTTTCTTCGTTTGGATGGGAAGAATATCTTGGGAAAGGTATAATTCTTGTTGAATGGGCTGAGCGAATTAAAAACCTGCTTCCTTTGACAACAATATTAATAAATATAGAATATATTAATGAGAAAAGGAAAATTTCTATATCTGGGTTAGAGGAACGTGTTTCAAGCAAAAAAAATAATCATAACCTCACTTGA
- a CDS encoding ROK family protein codes for MEKVVGIDLGGTFIEAGLTNEEGQILKKKSFPTLAHQGRDVVIEQISKAIDFSLQGTNNIVKGIGIGTPGVVDNRGYVFDSPNLPGWENLPLKDIFQEKYSLPVVVENDVNTIALGEFLFGAGKGSNIMICATLGTGVGGGIVYKGKIVRGKKYSAVELGHITIDHNGPQCKCGNYGCIERFVGKEYIIERAVKAIKEKKETIIYSLADKNLENITPKLIKEAFAKGDKVAEEILLDVGLCLGAFFTSLVNIFNPEIIVIGGGIAQDAEIIFETIRDTIKKRAMKKLAENVKVVPAGLGSETGIISAGALLFQKV; via the coding sequence ATGGAAAAAGTTGTTGGCATAGATTTAGGTGGAACATTTATTGAAGCTGGTCTTACGAATGAAGAAGGACAAATATTGAAAAAGAAAAGTTTCCCTACCCTTGCTCACCAAGGCAGAGATGTTGTTATTGAGCAGATATCAAAAGCAATAGATTTTTCTCTACAAGGAACCAACAATATAGTGAAAGGTATTGGTATAGGTACCCCCGGGGTTGTTGATAACAGAGGGTATGTGTTTGATTCCCCAAATTTACCGGGATGGGAGAACCTGCCTCTGAAAGATATTTTTCAAGAAAAATATTCTTTACCTGTTGTGGTAGAGAATGATGTTAACACTATTGCGTTGGGAGAATTTTTGTTTGGTGCAGGTAAAGGTAGCAATATAATGATTTGTGCAACTCTCGGTACTGGCGTGGGAGGCGGGATTGTTTATAAAGGAAAAATCGTTAGAGGTAAAAAATACTCTGCTGTTGAACTGGGGCATATAACAATAGATCATAATGGACCTCAATGTAAATGTGGAAATTATGGGTGTATAGAAAGGTTTGTTGGTAAAGAATATATTATAGAAAGAGCCGTTAAAGCAATAAAAGAAAAGAAAGAAACAATTATTTATTCTTTAGCCGATAAGAATTTAGAAAATATTACTCCCAAATTGATTAAAGAAGCGTTTGCCAAAGGAGATAAGGTTGCAGAAGAAATTTTGTTAGATGTTGGGCTCTGTTTAGGTGCTTTCTTTACCAGTTTGGTTAATATATTCAACCCAGAAATAATTGTTATTGGTGGTGGAATTGCACAAGATGCAGAAATAATATTTGAAACAATAAGAGATACTATTAAAAAAAGAGCTATGAAAAAACTGGCAGAAAATGTAAAAGTTGTTCCTGCAGGACTTGGAAGTGAAACAGGAATAATTTCTGCTGGAGCGTTACTATTTCAAAAGGTTTAA
- a CDS encoding aspartate kinase translates to MALIVQKYGGSSLKTVENIQYVAQKIIDCKKKGNKVVVVVSAMGKTTDNLINMAKQIHNSPPNKEMDILLSTGEMVSVAMLCIAIENYGEEAEGFPGYCAGIMTDNSHTNARIETIRPLKILEELSKDKIVVVAGFQGISKENAITTLGRGGSDLTAIAVSAALKADLCEIYTDVEGIYTADPNLLPKAKLIPLLCYEELLEMASAGAKVMFSRAVEFAQKYNVPFVVKSTFSKTGEGTMVKEILLNEGVAVSAAALDEKQAKLTIYKVPDRPGISSKIFSALGNANINVDIIVQNVSKEKKSDISFTVNISDAEKANKIIEDVSKEIGAERTECDTDIAKLTIIGIGMMNHAGIAGRMFRALELADINIEMISTSETKISCVIKKDAGKKGLQAVHKEFIED, encoded by the coding sequence ATGGCGTTAATTGTTCAGAAATATGGTGGCAGTTCTCTAAAAACAGTTGAGAATATACAATATGTTGCTCAAAAAATTATTGACTGCAAAAAAAAGGGTAATAAAGTAGTGGTGGTTGTTTCAGCGATGGGCAAAACAACCGATAATTTAATAAATATGGCTAAACAGATACATAATTCCCCGCCTAACAAGGAGATGGATATCCTTCTATCTACTGGCGAAATGGTGTCGGTGGCTATGTTATGTATTGCTATTGAAAACTATGGCGAAGAGGCAGAAGGTTTTCCTGGGTATTGTGCAGGTATAATGACAGACAATTCTCATACAAACGCAAGAATAGAGACTATCCGTCCTCTAAAAATACTTGAAGAATTAAGTAAAGATAAAATAGTTGTTGTGGCTGGTTTTCAAGGTATAAGTAAAGAGAATGCTATCACTACGTTAGGAAGAGGTGGTTCTGACTTAACCGCTATAGCTGTATCTGCGGCTTTAAAGGCCGATTTATGTGAAATTTATACTGATGTTGAAGGTATTTATACTGCCGACCCTAACCTGCTTCCTAAAGCTAAACTTATACCTCTGCTCTGTTATGAGGAATTGTTAGAGATGGCTTCAGCGGGAGCTAAGGTTATGTTTTCGAGGGCGGTAGAGTTTGCACAAAAATATAATGTTCCTTTTGTGGTTAAATCAACCTTTTCAAAAACGGGAGAAGGCACAATGGTAAAAGAAATACTATTAAATGAAGGGGTTGCAGTTTCAGCAGCCGCACTTGATGAAAAACAAGCAAAACTTACGATATATAAAGTTCCCGATAGACCTGGAATTTCTTCGAAAATTTTTAGTGCACTCGGAAACGCCAATATCAATGTTGATATTATTGTACAGAATGTTAGTAAAGAAAAAAAATCTGATATATCTTTTACTGTAAATATATCAGATGCAGAAAAAGCCAATAAAATAATAGAGGATGTCTCTAAAGAGATTGGAGCAGAAAGAACCGAGTGTGATACTGATATAGCCAAACTTACAATTATAGGTATTGGAATGATGAACCATGCAGGTATTGCTGGACGTATGTTTAGGGCTCTTGAGTTGGCAGATATAAATATAGAAATGATTAGTACTTCTGAGACTAAAATATCTTGTGTTATTAAAAAAGATGCTGGTAAAAAAGGGCTTCAAGCTGTCCATAAAGAGTTTATAGAAGACTAA